Below is a window of Staphylococcus succinus DNA.
CAGTACAAGGTGAAGGTGGATTTATTATTCCAGATTCAAAATTTGTGGCAGCAGTTAAACAAATTTGTGAAGATAATGGTATTGTTTTTGTTGTAGATGAAATTCAGACAGGATTTGCACGTACTGGGAAAACATTTGCAATAGAACACTTTGATATTGCGCCCGATTTAATCACAGTTTCAAAATCATTGGCTGCAGGTTTTCCGTTAAGTGCAGTTGTAGGTAAAGCGGAAATTGTTGATAGTGCATCCCCAGGTGAATTAGGTGGGACATATGCTGGTAATCCATTAGCTTGTGAAGCGGCATTAAAAGTTATTGATATTATAGAAGAAGAGCAGTTAAATGAGAAAGCAGAAACATTAGGATATAATTTAGAAAATTATTTATACACGTTAAGTGAAAAACATGACAGTATAGCAAATATTCGTCGTTTGGGGGCAATGGTTGCATTAGAGATTATAGATCCTAAAACGGGGCAACCAGATAAAGTACGCACTGGAAAAATTGTACAGGCAGCAAACCAAAACGGTTTATTATTATTATCTGCTGGTATAAAAGGAAATGTGATTCGTTTCTTAGCGCCATTAGTTATTACTGATGAAGAACTTAACCAAGGATTGACAATCTTAAAAGAAGTATTTGATCAAGTTGCAACGACACACCGTATATCATAAATTGACATAAAATAGAGCCAGTTTAAAGCATACGTTTTTAAAGGTAATGATTTAGTATAACTAAAGTTAAAAAGGGGAGTCGAACATATGACACAATTGGAAGTTACTAATCCAGCGACAAATGAAGTCATTGAACGTCTAGAATATACAAGCCATGAGGATATTCATACACAAATTGAACGTACACATCAAGCTTTTGAAAAGTGGAAATATAAAGATGCTCATGAACGTTCAGCTAAGTTATTACAGTGGGCAACACTTATTGATGAACATCAGGATGAACTTGCACGTCTTATTACATTAGAGGGCGGTAAGCCATTAGCAGAAGCAAAAGGCGAAGTTATTTACGCGAATTCATATGTAAAATGGTATGCCGAAGAAGCTAAGCGTGTATATGGACGTACAATACCAGCTAACACACCGTCTAAGAAGATTGTTGTAGATAAGTTTCCTGTAGGCGTTGTTGGTGCAATAACACCATGGAATTTCCCAGCAGCTATGATAACACGCAAAATCGCACCAGCTTTGGCAGCAGGGTGTACAATTATATGTAAACCAGCAGTTAAGACGCCTTTAACAACGATTAGACTAGTAGAACTTGCGCATGAAGCGGGGATACCAAAAGATGCTGTGTCTTATATTATTGCTTCCGGCAAAGATGCTGGCGATATATTTACAAGTCATGAGCTTATCAATAAAGTGACCTTTACTGGATCGACAGGTGTGGGGAAAACACTTATTGAACAATCCGCGCAGACAGTTAAAAATGTAACGATGGAACTCGGTGGTTTGGCACCGTTTATTGTCCATAAGGATGCGGACTTAGAGGCTGCGGTGGATGGAACAATAGCTTCTAAATTTAGAAATGCAGGACAAACGTGTATTTGTGCAAACCGTATATATGTACATGAAGATATTGCTGACCAATATATTGAAAGCCTTACAGAAAAAGTCCATGACTTAAAAATTGGTAATGGATTAGATGAAGGTGTGAAGGTTGGTCCAGTCATCGATGCTAATGCAGTGGAAAAAGTCCTGTCACACATTACAGATGCTCAAGATAAAGGTGGTAAATTATCTAGAAGTGTTGATGATATCCAATCACTAGGTGGTAATTTCTTGAAACCAGTTGTGATATCTAATGCAAATACAAATATGAAGGCAATGTATGAGGAGACTTTCGGTCCCGTAGCGCCAGTCATGACATATAGTGACTTAGATGAAGTCATTCGTATTGCTAATGATACAGAATTTGGCTTAGCATCATACTTCTTTACTAATGATTATCGTACAGGATTAAAATTATTTAACGAGTTAGATTATGGTGTAATTGGTTGGAATGATGGTGGACCATCTGCAGCACATGCACCGTTTGGCGGATTGAAAGAAAGTGGATATGGCAGAGAAGGCGGTACAGAAGGTATTGAACCATACTTAGAAACAAAATATCTCTCTGTAGAAGTCTAAAAATAGAAAT
It encodes the following:
- the gabT gene encoding 4-aminobutyrate--2-oxoglutarate transaminase — translated: MSEQFEYYKAKREQYVARGVGNGNLHVADKAQGSTITDIDGNTFIDFAGAIGTLNVGHTHPKITKHLKEQLDKFIHPGFNVIMYESYLNLAQKLTEITPGHFDKKAILLNSGAEAVENAVKIARKYTGRQAVVSFVRGFHGRTNLTMSMTSKVRPYKYGFGPFAPEVYQAPYPNVSEKAESLSEAEYIDQVINKLHDFFIETVDPSEVACIVMEPVQGEGGFIIPDSKFVAAVKQICEDNGIVFVVDEIQTGFARTGKTFAIEHFDIAPDLITVSKSLAAGFPLSAVVGKAEIVDSASPGELGGTYAGNPLACEAALKVIDIIEEEQLNEKAETLGYNLENYLYTLSEKHDSIANIRRLGAMVALEIIDPKTGQPDKVRTGKIVQAANQNGLLLLSAGIKGNVIRFLAPLVITDEELNQGLTILKEVFDQVATTHRIS
- a CDS encoding NAD-dependent succinate-semialdehyde dehydrogenase, which codes for MTQLEVTNPATNEVIERLEYTSHEDIHTQIERTHQAFEKWKYKDAHERSAKLLQWATLIDEHQDELARLITLEGGKPLAEAKGEVIYANSYVKWYAEEAKRVYGRTIPANTPSKKIVVDKFPVGVVGAITPWNFPAAMITRKIAPALAAGCTIICKPAVKTPLTTIRLVELAHEAGIPKDAVSYIIASGKDAGDIFTSHELINKVTFTGSTGVGKTLIEQSAQTVKNVTMELGGLAPFIVHKDADLEAAVDGTIASKFRNAGQTCICANRIYVHEDIADQYIESLTEKVHDLKIGNGLDEGVKVGPVIDANAVEKVLSHITDAQDKGGKLSRSVDDIQSLGGNFLKPVVISNANTNMKAMYEETFGPVAPVMTYSDLDEVIRIANDTEFGLASYFFTNDYRTGLKLFNELDYGVIGWNDGGPSAAHAPFGGLKESGYGREGGTEGIEPYLETKYLSVEV